A genomic region of Chloroflexota bacterium contains the following coding sequences:
- a CDS encoding aminotransferase class V-fold PLP-dependent enzyme, which produces MTADVYADLGLERVVNARGNQTVLGGSRLSPRVLAAMESANASFVDLDALLTRVGELVAEILGCEAAYPTSGCAAAMVLGTAACMAGDDQELIAQLPDTTGMRNKVVIQAPQRNEYDRMPSVAGAQLVVVEPRDFEASLTDDTAAAFFVASYDGRGGSVLMSEAIPMAHARGIPVIVDAAGSVSPPQLMNETVSTGADLIGFGAKYFGAPNSTGLLCGRRDLVQAAALHGFIGFELHGGNAFGRGFKLDRAEAVAVIEALREWRSGGYEAVRDSSTARAQALVEQLAGVPDMTARVDADFGRAVVTFDSGSAHTAESVAAALSDSHPPIWARVEGVELAFQTNTLSEDDLTIVAASLREILKS; this is translated from the coding sequence GTGACAGCCGATGTTTATGCCGATTTGGGGCTGGAGCGGGTAGTCAACGCCCGCGGCAATCAGACCGTGCTCGGCGGGTCACGCCTCTCTCCGCGCGTGCTGGCCGCCATGGAGTCCGCCAATGCGTCGTTCGTCGATTTGGACGCGCTGCTGACGCGCGTGGGCGAGTTGGTGGCGGAGATCCTGGGCTGCGAAGCGGCCTACCCGACCTCCGGCTGCGCGGCGGCCATGGTGCTGGGCACCGCCGCGTGCATGGCCGGCGACGACCAGGAGCTCATCGCCCAGCTTCCCGACACGACCGGCATGCGCAACAAGGTGGTGATCCAGGCACCCCAGCGCAATGAATACGACCGCATGCCAAGCGTGGCGGGGGCGCAGCTTGTGGTGGTCGAGCCGCGGGACTTCGAGGCTTCGCTCACGGACGACACGGCGGCCGCGTTCTTCGTGGCGTCGTACGACGGCCGGGGCGGCAGCGTTCTCATGTCCGAGGCGATCCCGATGGCGCACGCGCGCGGGATTCCGGTGATCGTGGACGCCGCCGGCAGCGTCAGCCCCCCGCAGCTCATGAACGAGACCGTGAGCACCGGCGCCGACCTGATCGGCTTTGGGGCGAAGTATTTCGGCGCGCCGAACTCCACCGGCCTACTGTGCGGCCGCCGCGACCTGGTCCAAGCCGCGGCGTTGCATGGCTTCATTGGCTTCGAGCTGCACGGCGGCAACGCGTTCGGCCGCGGCTTCAAGCTGGATCGAGCGGAAGCCGTCGCCGTGATCGAAGCGCTGCGCGAGTGGCGCAGCGGCGGTTACGAAGCCGTCCGCGACAGCAGCACCGCTCGCGCCCAGGCCCTGGTCGAGCAACTCGCCGGTGTGCCGGACATGACGGCGCGGGTGGACGCCGACTTTGGGCGGGCCGTCGTCACCTTCGACTCGGGAAGCGCGCACACGGCCGAAAGCGTAGCCGCAGCCCTAAGTGACAGTCACCCGCCGATCTGGGCGCGAGTAGAAGGCGTGGAACTCGCGTTC